From the genome of Desulfobaculum xiamenense:
GCCCGCAGGGCTGTACCCTGCCGCGCGAAGTGCGTCCCTACTATTGCCGACTGTTCCCTTTCTGGGCAGTCGGCCGGCGGATCATGATCTTCGCCTCTGCGCGTTGCCTCGCGCAGAAGGAAACGGCGGCCCTTGCTCGGCTGACGGAAGCTCTCGGCGTGACCGAGGCGGAAATCCGTCGCCTGCACGGCTGCCTGCGCATGGCCTGGGGGCTTTCGCCCCGCAAGGGCATGCCGACTGTCATTAACAGGCTCTAACGGTTCGATACATGAAAAAAATACTGCTGGTGCTTGGTGGCCTTGCGGGAGTCGGTGCGCTGTGCGCCGTCGCGCTGATTGGAATGCTCTATTACTGGGCCTCGCGCGATCTTCCCGATTTCGAGAACATCACCGACTACAACCCGCCGCTGGCGACGACCGTCTACACCTGCGACGACCGCGTGTTGGGCTACTTCTACCGCGAGAAGCGATTCCTCGTGCGTCTGGAGGATATGCCCGGTTATCTGCCGCGTTGTTTCCTCGCTGCGGAGGATTCCGGCTTCTACGAGCACGAGGGTGTGGACCTTGGAGCCATCTTCCGTGCGTTCGTGAAGAACCTTCAGGCCGGGCATGTGGTCCAGGGCGGCAGCACCATCACCCAGCAGGTCATCAAGTCCCTGCTGCTCACGCCGGAGCGCAGCTACAAGCGCAAGATCAAGGAAGCCATCCTTGCTTACCGGCTTGAGAGCTACCTGACCAAGGACGAGATTCTCACCATCTATCTGAACCAGATTTTCTTCGGCGCTCGGGCTTATGGCATCGAGGCCGCCGCGCGCGTCTACTTCGGCGTGCACGTGAACGAGCTGACCCTCGGTCAGGCGGCCATTCTCGCCGGTCTGCCCAAGGGACCCAGCGCCTACAATCCCTATCGCAATCTTCAGGGCGCGCTGAACCGCAAGCATTACGTGCTGGGTCGCATGCTCGAAATGGAATGGATCACCCGCGAGCAGTACGACGCCGCGCTGGCCGAGCCTGTCGTCCTCAAGAGTATGGAGGACCCCTCGTGGCAGCAGGGCGCGTACTATCTGGAAGAGGTCCGGCGCAGGCTCATCGACCGTTTTGGCGAGGATGCCGTGTACACCGCTGGCATGCACGTGCATAGCGCCGTTGATCTCACGCATCAGGTCGCGGCGGAGCAGGCCCTGCGCCGTGGGCTGATCGATTCCGCCCGCCGACGTGGCTGGATTGGTCCCAACCGTCATCTGGAGGAGGGCGAGTGGTCGTCCTTCCTGACCTCTACGCCGCATGTTGTCGAGGCCCTCGTGCCCGGCGAATGGGTGGAGGTGTTGGTGACCGGCGTCGAGCGCGACAGCGCCGAGGTGCGCTTCGGGCAGTTCCGTGGGGCCATTGGCGTGGATACCGTTCATTGGGCGCGTATCCCCGATCCGACCAAGGCCACTGAGGAAGTGCCGAGCGTGCGGGACTGCCGCACCATCCTTTCGCCCGGCGATGTGGTCTGGGCCTCCGTTACGGAGATTCCCGCCGCCATCGCGCAGGGGACGAATCCGGAGGCCGCGGTGTGGCCGCTGGCCCTTGAGCGCGAGCCGGAAGTGCAGGGCGCTCTGGTGTCCATGGAGCCCGCCACGGGCGAGGTGCGGGCGCTGGTCGGCGGCTATAGCTTCGAGACCAGCCAGTTCAACCGCGCCACGCAGGCCAGCCGCCAGCCTGGTTCGGCTTTCAAGCCCATCGTGTATTCCACGGCCTTCGACAACGGCATGACGCCGTCCACGGTCATGCTCGATGCGCCTATCGTCTACACGGACTACGAGAACGATAGGACGTGGAAGCCCGACAACTTCGAGGGCGTGTTCTACGGGCCCACCATCCTGCGCACCGCGCTGGTCAAGTCGCGCAACCTCGTGACCATCCGCATCGCCCAGCAGCTCGGCATTCGCAAGATCATCGAGCGCGCGCAGGCCATGGGCCTCGAAAGCGAATTCCCCGAGGACCTTTCGGTGAGCCTCGGCTCCTCGCCGGTGACGCCGCTTAACCTGACGCAGGCCTATTCAGCATTCGCCCGAGGCGGTAGCTGGATCAAGCCCCGCCTCATCCTCAAGGTAGAGAGCGCATGGGGCAAGGAGCTGTTCGTCAATCAGCCGGAGACGGCGGAAGCCCTGTCGCCCGAGACGGCCTACATCATCAACTGTCTGCTTAAGGAAGTCGTGCGCGACGGCACGGGCTGGCGCGTGCGCCGGGCCTTTAATCGTCCCATAGCCGGTAAGACCGGCACGTCCAACAACGAGCAGGACGCATG
Proteins encoded in this window:
- a CDS encoding penicillin-binding protein 1A; the protein is MKKILLVLGGLAGVGALCAVALIGMLYYWASRDLPDFENITDYNPPLATTVYTCDDRVLGYFYREKRFLVRLEDMPGYLPRCFLAAEDSGFYEHEGVDLGAIFRAFVKNLQAGHVVQGGSTITQQVIKSLLLTPERSYKRKIKEAILAYRLESYLTKDEILTIYLNQIFFGARAYGIEAAARVYFGVHVNELTLGQAAILAGLPKGPSAYNPYRNLQGALNRKHYVLGRMLEMEWITREQYDAALAEPVVLKSMEDPSWQQGAYYLEEVRRRLIDRFGEDAVYTAGMHVHSAVDLTHQVAAEQALRRGLIDSARRRGWIGPNRHLEEGEWSSFLTSTPHVVEALVPGEWVEVLVTGVERDSAEVRFGQFRGAIGVDTVHWARIPDPTKATEEVPSVRDCRTILSPGDVVWASVTEIPAAIAQGTNPEAAVWPLALEREPEVQGALVSMEPATGEVRALVGGYSFETSQFNRATQASRQPGSAFKPIVYSTAFDNGMTPSTVMLDAPIVYTDYENDRTWKPDNFEGVFYGPTILRTALVKSRNLVTIRIAQQLGIRKIIERAQAMGLESEFPEDLSVSLGSSPVTPLNLTQAYSAFARGGSWIKPRLILKVESAWGKELFVNQPETAEALSPETAYIINCLLKEVVRDGTGWRVRRAFNRPIAGKTGTSNNEQDAWFVGYTPHLLTTVYVGFDQMAPMGKYETGSRAASPIWVDYRKAVEANYPEADFPQPPGIVMTRIDAATGLLAGPGTERSYFLPYKAGTQPTETAEPDATAPTNGSSAAGENLLKQIF